AGACAAGAGCGGCAACATTACGAAGGTATTGAGACCCGATGACACGATTGCGGAACGGCCCATGGGCCGCCAATCCGAGCATTGGACGGACTTTGTTCATCCGGATGAGAACACCTTGGTCGAGGGGCTGTGGCGTCAGGCGGCCCTCTCGCGAAATCCGTACCGATTCGAGCATCGGATTCGTCAGCGCGACAACTCATATCGATGGGCGCGCACGACTATCGTTCAGGTATTCAGCCGCCGCGGGGAGCCGCTGGAATTGATCGGCCTGTCTACCGACATTGAAATCGAGAAGCGGTATTCCCCGAACTCGGCGAGACCGAAGCAATTGACCGGCGCTCAAATACGAGCCGCACGAGGGATGCTTGCATTATCCGTGAAGGACCTCGCCGAGAAAACTGCCATTTCTCCAACGACGATTCGTCGCTACGAGCAAGGCGATGGACCAATAAATTCAGCCGAGGCGGCTTTGGAGGTCATCGAACGCACTTTGGCCCAGGCAGGCATAGAGTTCATATTCCCCGAACTTGGAAAGCCAGGCATTCGACCGCGCTAATTACTGCCGCAGCATGATAAGGGGGTCGGCGCTGTCGGGCACCCGCCGCCATTGCGCATTGTCGTCGGCCTCGAACTGCCAGGTGTCGCCCTTGGCCGACATCAATATCATCTGGCCGCGATCGAGCCGCCATTGCGTGGGCGCGAAGGCCGCGATCGCGGGATCGCATTTCGGCTTGAGAAATACCTGGAAATTGTCAGGGCTCGCCTCGGTGTTGGTCAGCGTCAGGCCGCAGATCGCCACACCGTTGCCGCGGACCATCGACCAGTCGCCGATCATCTGGTCCATCGATTTGGCCAGCGAGCGCGCGGCGGCGAGATTTTGCAGGATGTAGATGCCCTCACCCTGCCGCAGCCCCTCGAAAATCCCGCTCTCGACTTCGGTGAAATCGATCACCGGCTGTCCGGCGGCGTCCTGCAGCCGCACGATATCCAGTCCCCTGACGTTCCAGGCGGTGATGTCCCTGGTGAAGGGCAGCGCCGCCGCGCAGCCGGACTCCAGCTCGAGCTTCAAGCCTTGCGGCGTGGCATCGCCCTTCAGCGTGACAACGCAGGTCTTGCTGCGTTCGGTGGTCGAGAGCTCCCACTGGCCGACCATTTCCTTTTTCAGGGCGGCGGAATCCTGCGACCACGCGGGCGACGCCAAAGAAACCGGCAACACAAGCAACGCCACAAGCGCCGGCAACCCGATGCCAGGGCGACCTGCGGACATCAGCGGCCCTTCACCGGCGTTTCCGCGACCGGCGTCAGCGGCGGCTTGCCGGCGAACCATGCCTTCAGATTATCGACAACCAGTTGATCCATCGCGTTTCGCGTTACCACCGAAGCCGAGCCGATATGTGGCAACAACACGACATTTTGCATGGCGCGAAGTTCGTCCGGCACCGCCGGTTCCTTGGCGAACACATCCAGCCCCGCGGCCAGGATGGTCCCCGACTTCAACGCCGCTATCAAAGCCTGCTCGTCGACGACGGAGCCCCGCGCCACGTTGATGACGACGCCGCGCGGCCCCAGCGCCTTCAGCACGTCGGCATTGATCAGGTTGGCGGTCGCAGCCCCCCCGGGTACGATCACGACAAGCGTATCCACCGCCTTCGCCATCTCGATCAGGTCGGGATAGTGCTTGTACGACACGCCCTCGGCCGGCTTGCGCGAATGATAGACGACGGGAACGCGCGAGGCGTCGAGACGGCGTCCGATCGCCTGGCCGATCCGGCCCATGCCGACGATACCGACCTTGCGGTCGCGCAGCGAGCCCACGCTCAAGGGATAGTTCTGGGTGGTCCAGAGGCCGGAGCGAAGATAACGGTCGGCCTTGACGAACTCACGTAGCGTCGCGATCAGAAGTCCCATCGCGACGTCGGCGACCTCCTCGGTCAGCACATCAGGCGTGTTGGTGACGACGATGTTGTGTTCGCGGGCGTAAGCCGAATCGACGTGATCGTAGCCGACGCCGAAGGAAGCTACGATCTCGAGCTTGGGAAACAGCGCCAGCGCGCTTCGGTCGGCGTGCACGGTGTGGTAGGTCACGGCGATGCCGCGGATTTTCTCCGCCGTGCCCGCCAGCCGCTCGAGGTCGTGCTTGGTCTCGGCCGAATGGAGGACAAACTGATCGGAAAAGCCGTTCTGGATGATGGGCCTGCCCGGCCCATAGACCAGCAGATCGATCTTCTCCGACGAAATATTACCCGCAGCCATCAATTTTCCTTTCCAAGCGCACTCTCGTGCCAGCGCCGCAGCACCAGATGCGAGGTTAGCGCCAGCAGCCCATAAATGACAATTCCGGCGGCAGAGAGCAACAGAAGTGCGGCAAACATCCGGGGAATGTTGAGACGATAGCCGGATTCAGCTATCCGGTAGGCGAGGCCGGAGCCGGCGCCGGCGGAGCCCGCCGCGATTTCGGCGACCACCGCGCCGATCAGCGACAGCCCGCCCGCGATCCGCAATCCGCCGAGGATGAACGGCAATGCAGCCGGCAATTTGAGATAGCGCAGCGTCTGCAACCGCGACGCGCCGTAGAGTTGAAACAGGCCGGCCAGATTGCGATCCACCGAGTTCAGCCCGAGCGTGGTGTTGGACAGCACCGGAAAGAATCCGACGATCCAGGCGCAGGCGACCACCGCGGTCTGCTGCGGCAGATAGATCAAAAGCAGCGGCGCGATCGCGATCACCGGCGTCACCTGCAGGATCACCGCATAGGGAAACAGCGAATATTCCAGCCACTTCGACTGATTGAACAGCAGCGCCAGCGCGATGCCGCCGACGGCTGCGGCAATGAAGCCTTCGAGCGTGGTCAGAAGCGTGGTCAGAAGCGATTGCGACAGCACCGCCCAGTCCTTGACCAGGGTCTCGAACACCGCCGTCGGCGCCGGCAGCACATAGGGTGGAATACCGTTGAGCCACACCACGAACTCCCAGATCGCGATGCCGGCCGCCAGCACAACCGCGGGAAGCAGGATGCGCGCGAGATAGAGGACGCGGCGCTCCTCCGTGCCCTGCCCCGCGGCCAGCAATGGTGTTTGCGGGGTGCTCATCAGCCGGACTGCCCCGAATAGGAGGGCGCCAGCGCGTTGGAAACCTTGCGGCAATAGCCGGCATAACCGGCCGAGGTGCGAAAATCCTCATCCCGCGGCTCCGGCGCGTCGATGCGAAACTCCGCGCCGATCCGTCCGGGGCGCGCCGTCATCACGATCACCCGCTGCGACAGGTAGACCGACTCGAACACCGAATGGGTGACGAAGATGACGGTCTTGCGCAGATTGCGCCACAGCGCCAGCAGGTCGTTGTTGAGCCGGAACCGGGTGATCTCGTCGAGCGCGGCGAACGGCTCATCCATCAGCAGGATATCCGGATCGGTGACCAAAGCGCGCGCCAACGAAACCCGCATCTTCATGCCGCCGGACAATTCGCGCGGGTAGGCACCGGCGAACTCGGTCAATCCTACCTGGGCCAGCGCCGCGCCGATTCGCGTATTCGCTTCCGCCGATCGGGCGCGGGACAATTTCAGCGGCAGCCGCACATTATCCCACACCGTGGCCCACGGCATCAGCGTCGGCTCCTGGAACACGAAGCCGATGGAATGCCCGGCGCCGGTCCCGCTTGCGGATGGCGCGACGCCGACAGTGCCGGAGGTCGGCACGCCGAGGCCCGCGATCAGCCGCAGCGCCGTCGATTTTCCGCAGCCGGACGGGCCGAGCAGTGAAACGAACTCGCCCTTGCGCACATCGAGGTCGAGCGGCCCGAGCGCGGCGACGCCGCTGTCATAGACCTTGGTGACGCGGCGCAAACTCACCGCGAGGCCGGCGCGCAGGGTTTCGAATCCAGGCAAGGCGGCGGGCTCGGCCATCGCGCGCTAGTTCTTCGGCCGCAGATTGAGGCCGACGCCCTTGTTGGTGAAGCGCAGCGTATAGGCCTTGCGGAAGTCGATGTCGCGGCGCACCACGCCGGCCCGCACCATCTTGTCGAAGAAGCTGCCGATGCGCGCGTCGCTCATGGCGCCGATGCCGTCCTTCAGCGCGTCGCCGGAATCGACGATGCCGTGTTCCTTCATCCTGGCGACGGAATAGGCCAGCAGCTCGTCGGTCATTTCCGGATTGAGCTTCCTGATCATCGCGTTGCCGGGCGCGTTGTCGCCGTACAGATAATTGTACCAGCCGACAATGGAGGCGTCGACGAAGCGCTGCACCATATCCGGTTTCCTGTCGACGAGATCGGCCCGCGTCTCGATCAGGGTCGAGTAGGTGTTGAAGCCATAATCCGCCAGCAGGATCACGCCCGGCTTGAACTTGGCGGCCTTTTCCACCGCGAAGGGCTCGGAGGTGACGTAGCCCTGCATCGCGCTCAGCCGGTTGGCGATGAACGGCTGCGAGTTGAAGGTGTAGGGCCTGACCTTGTCCTCGCTGAACCCGTATTCGGTCTTCAGCCACTGGAAATAGCTCGAGATCCCCTCCTTGGAGACGAACAGCGTCAGCGGCTTGAGGTCTTCGAGTTTCGTCACCTTCGAATCGGGATGGGTGAGGAATACCTGCGGGTCCTTCTGGAAGATGGCGGCGACGGTCACGACAGGCACATTGTTGGCGACCGCGTCGAACGACATCAGCGTGTTGGCGGCCATGAAGAAATCGAGCTTGCCCGAGATCAGCAGCATGCGGTTGTTGTCGTTGGGGCCACCCGGCACGATGGTGACGTCGAGGCCGTATTTCCTGTAGGTGCCGTCGGCGAGCGCCTGGAAGAACCCGCCGTGCTCGGCCTCGGCCACCCAGTTGGTTCCGAACGAGACCTTGTCCAGGCTGGTCTGGGCAGACGCCGGCGCGATCGCCGCAAACAGGGCCGTGAGAGCTGCGGTTAACGCTCGCGGCAAAAAGGCCGGCTTCATGGTTGGACTCCGTCGATCGTTCTGGCCCATGATGGGATGGATGGACGCGATCGCGTCCCGGGAATGGATACCAAACTCCCTTGCAAACTACCCTGCAAATCGGTTCGAAGAAACGCCTGGCTCGATGACTTCCCTGCTTCCTCCCCGCGACTGGGCCGAGATCCGCTGGCCCGAGATTGCCCCGGCCGAGGCGGCGCGGTGGATCGCGGTGCTGCCGCTGGCGGCGACCGAGCAGCATGGCCCGCATCTGCCCGTCGAGACCGACGTCATGATCGGCGAGGCCTATCTGGCGCGGGTGCGCGAACTGCTGCCGGACACTATTCCGGCGACGTTCTTGCCCGTTCAGCCGGTCGGGATTTCCACCGAGCATATCCACTATCCGGGCACGCTGACGCTGCCGACCGAGGTTGCGCTCAGGAGTTGGATGGCGCTCGGCGAGAGCGTGGCGCGCGCGGGCTTGCGAAAGCTGGTGATGGTCACGAGCCATGGCGGCAACAGCGCCGCGATGAGCCTGGTCGCGCAGGATCTGCGCGCGCATCACGGGCTTCTCGCTGTCACCACCAGCTGGTCGCGCTTCGGCACGCCGGAGGGATTGTTCCCGGCGGAAGAGTTGCGCCACGGCATCCATGGCGGCGCGGTCGAGACCTCGATCATGCTGGCGCGCTATCCGCAGCATGTGCGCAAAGACGCGATTGCCGATTTCCGGCCCAACAGCATCGCGATGGAACGACAATACCGCTGGCTTTCGGCACACCGGCCGGTGCCGTTCGCGTGGCAGGCGCAGGACCTGCACGAGAGCGGCGCCGCCGGCGATGCGACCTTGGCTACCGCGGCGAAGGGCGAACGCCTGCTCGATCACGGCGCGCGCGCCTTCTGCGAGCTGCTCGGCGACGTCGACAAATTCGATCCGGCAACGCTCGGGACCGGCCCGAAGCCCTGATCTTTGGACTAACCTGTTGTAATCACGATCGATTAAACATTGCCTGGAGTTAATCGAGCCGGTTCGAACCGGATTCGGGGAGCCTCCGTCCAACTGGCCATGCGGACCAAAACGGTGCCGCGTTCAACCGGATGGAGTTTCTCATGTCGATCAAGACCAAAATCGCCGCCCTCGCCCTCGCCACCCTTGCCGTTACCGGCACCGTTGCGTCCACCACCTCTCAGGCCCAGGCCAAGCCGCTCGGCTGGGGCATCGGAGCCGGCCTGCTCGGCGCCGCGGTCGTCGGCAGCGCCATCGCCGCTTCCAGCAACGGCTACTATTACGACGGCTATCGCCGCTGCGGCTGGGTGCGCCAGTTCGACGTCTACGGCAACTACATGGGCCGCGTTCGCACCTGCAATTTCTGATGATCGGCTTGAGGGTATCAGCGCGTTTTCCCGAATCGCTTCGCCCGAAAACGCTCTGACTGTGGATTTCGCGTCCGGCACGGGCGCCTCATCCACCCCGTGCCGCACTCCGACCCGCCCGGTTGTCCCCCCGGGCGGGTCAACTTTTTGCAGCTGGAATTCCTTGAAACTGGAACGGTTTCATTGTGTTGCACGCTGGTCACGATGCGATGTGATATTTGCTGCCGGATTCTCGCCGCTTCTTGCAATTGCGAATTACTTGCAATAAAGCTCTCGGGAGTGGATGGCGGCTGGGACGATCTGGTTTTTTGACCGCAAAGGGCGGCAAATCCGGACGGCTGCAACGAAACTGGATTTGCTGGGGGCAGCGCGGCGTATGACATTGGTGACGAAGAGTTCCGCAGAAATGCGCGCCGGCAACCAGGCGATGATCCGCATCGCCCGGTCCCCGAAAGGCGCATTCGCCGGCATCACGCTGAGCCTGCTTGCGTTCGATGGCGCGGCCTTCGCCGCCGAAGCCAACATGCCGCGCAAGGCGCCGCCCGTTCCGTCGGCGTTCGACTGGACCGGGCTCTATATCGGCGCGCATGCCGGCTACGGCCGCGCCCCGGCCAGCGCCGTCCTCACCGATCCCTTGCTCAACGCCACCGCAACC
The sequence above is drawn from the Bradyrhizobium sediminis genome and encodes:
- a CDS encoding PAS domain-containing protein, with translation MLILFDGNLGARETLRFIEEKLGAGTWSWDLASGDMQWSHGFFSLLGIEPDSIKPSSSVLSQMVHPDDRPPSEAVSRTLNEGLPAEWEFRIIRPNGRIRWIATRSELLLDSDGHPVRSIGVSFDVTKRHELLQSLDIASGRYDALIRAAQGIVWFGDKSGNITKVLRPDDTIAERPMGRQSEHWTDFVHPDENTLVEGLWRQAALSRNPYRFEHRIRQRDNSYRWARTTIVQVFSRRGEPLELIGLSTDIEIEKRYSPNSARPKQLTGAQIRAARGMLALSVKDLAEKTAISPTTIRRYEQGDGPINSAEAALEVIERTLAQAGIEFIFPELGKPGIRPR
- a CDS encoding AprI/Inh family metalloprotease inhibitor encodes the protein MSAGRPGIGLPALVALLVLPVSLASPAWSQDSAALKKEMVGQWELSTTERSKTCVVTLKGDATPQGLKLELESGCAAALPFTRDITAWNVRGLDIVRLQDAAGQPVIDFTEVESGIFEGLRQGEGIYILQNLAAARSLAKSMDQMIGDWSMVRGNGVAICGLTLTNTEASPDNFQVFLKPKCDPAIAAFAPTQWRLDRGQMILMSAKGDTWQFEADDNAQWRRVPDSADPLIMLRQ
- a CDS encoding 2-hydroxyacid dehydrogenase, whose product is MAAGNISSEKIDLLVYGPGRPIIQNGFSDQFVLHSAETKHDLERLAGTAEKIRGIAVTYHTVHADRSALALFPKLEIVASFGVGYDHVDSAYAREHNIVVTNTPDVLTEEVADVAMGLLIATLREFVKADRYLRSGLWTTQNYPLSVGSLRDRKVGIVGMGRIGQAIGRRLDASRVPVVYHSRKPAEGVSYKHYPDLIEMAKAVDTLVVIVPGGAATANLINADVLKALGPRGVVINVARGSVVDEQALIAALKSGTILAAGLDVFAKEPAVPDELRAMQNVVLLPHIGSASVVTRNAMDQLVVDNLKAWFAGKPPLTPVAETPVKGR
- a CDS encoding ABC transporter permease; the protein is MMSTPQTPLLAAGQGTEERRVLYLARILLPAVVLAAGIAIWEFVVWLNGIPPYVLPAPTAVFETLVKDWAVLSQSLLTTLLTTLEGFIAAAVGGIALALLFNQSKWLEYSLFPYAVILQVTPVIAIAPLLLIYLPQQTAVVACAWIVGFFPVLSNTTLGLNSVDRNLAGLFQLYGASRLQTLRYLKLPAALPFILGGLRIAGGLSLIGAVVAEIAAGSAGAGSGLAYRIAESGYRLNIPRMFAALLLLSAAGIVIYGLLALTSHLVLRRWHESALGKEN
- a CDS encoding ABC transporter ATP-binding protein; its protein translation is MAEPAALPGFETLRAGLAVSLRRVTKVYDSGVAALGPLDLDVRKGEFVSLLGPSGCGKSTALRLIAGLGVPTSGTVGVAPSASGTGAGHSIGFVFQEPTLMPWATVWDNVRLPLKLSRARSAEANTRIGAALAQVGLTEFAGAYPRELSGGMKMRVSLARALVTDPDILLMDEPFAALDEITRFRLNNDLLALWRNLRKTVIFVTHSVFESVYLSQRVIVMTARPGRIGAEFRIDAPEPRDEDFRTSAGYAGYCRKVSNALAPSYSGQSG
- a CDS encoding ABC transporter substrate-binding protein, whose amino-acid sequence is MKPAFLPRALTAALTALFAAIAPASAQTSLDKVSFGTNWVAEAEHGGFFQALADGTYRKYGLDVTIVPGGPNDNNRMLLISGKLDFFMAANTLMSFDAVANNVPVVTVAAIFQKDPQVFLTHPDSKVTKLEDLKPLTLFVSKEGISSYFQWLKTEYGFSEDKVRPYTFNSQPFIANRLSAMQGYVTSEPFAVEKAAKFKPGVILLADYGFNTYSTLIETRADLVDRKPDMVQRFVDASIVGWYNYLYGDNAPGNAMIRKLNPEMTDELLAYSVARMKEHGIVDSGDALKDGIGAMSDARIGSFFDKMVRAGVVRRDIDFRKAYTLRFTNKGVGLNLRPKN
- a CDS encoding creatininase family protein, giving the protein MLPPRDWAEIRWPEIAPAEAARWIAVLPLAATEQHGPHLPVETDVMIGEAYLARVRELLPDTIPATFLPVQPVGISTEHIHYPGTLTLPTEVALRSWMALGESVARAGLRKLVMVTSHGGNSAAMSLVAQDLRAHHGLLAVTTSWSRFGTPEGLFPAEELRHGIHGGAVETSIMLARYPQHVRKDAIADFRPNSIAMERQYRWLSAHRPVPFAWQAQDLHESGAAGDATLATAAKGERLLDHGARAFCELLGDVDKFDPATLGTGPKP